The genomic DNA GCGGATAACGCGGATCAGTATCCCCGAGGATACGGGAGACTTCCGGCTCATGAACCGGCGTTCGGTGGATGCGTTGAAGCGGCTTCGGGAACGGCATCGGTTCATGAAGGGACTTTTCAGCTGGGTCGGCTTCAGGCAGGTGAGCATCCGCTACCGGCGTGAGCCGCGCTTTGCGGGAACAACGAAGTGGAACTACTGGAAACTGTGGAACTTCGCCATCGAGGGTATCACCTCGTTCAGCATCGGGCCTTTGCAGTTCGCCACCTATTTCGGCGTCGTAACGGCAATCTTTGCGTTTCTTTATGCCTTTTTCCTCGTTGTCCGGACTCTCATTCTCGGCATCGACGTTCCCGGCTACGCCTCGATCATGGTGACGATCCTTTTTTTCAGCGGGGTCCAACTCATAACCCTCGGCATCATGGGGGAGTACATCGGCCGCATGTTCAACGAAACGAAGAACCGCCCCCTGTATCTTGTACAGGGCCTGCTGGGTCTTGCCGATGATGCGGGAGGGGAAGAACATGCCCTTGTCAGGGGGGTGCTGAAATGAAACTTACCATTATCGGCGGGGGGCTTGCGGGGTGCGAGGCCGCGTGGCAGGCGGCGAGGCGGGGTGTCCCTGTCCGCCTCATAGAGATGAAGCCCATACGTTTCTCCCCGGCCCACCATTCCCCCGGCCTCTCCGAACTCGTCTGTTCCAACTCCCTTCGCGGAGCCTCCCTGGACAACGCCGTCGGGCTACTCAAGGAGGAGCTTCGCCGGGCGGGTTCCCTGTTTATTGAGGCTGCCGACGCAACCAGGGTTCCCGCAGGGGGAGCGCTGGCTGTGGACCGCGAGGAGTTCTCCCGCTACATCACCAGCCGCATAGAGTCGGAACCGCTTATCGAGCTGATCCATGAGGAGGCGGCTTCGATTCCCGAAGAGGGCCCGGTCATTGTCGCTTCCGGGCCCCTTACCAGCGATCTGCTTGCGGAGAGCATCGGGAAGCTGACGGGAGAGTATCTCTATTTCTATGACGCCATCGCTCCCATCGTAACCGCGGAGTCCATCGACCGTTCAACAGTCTTCAGCGCGTCCCGTTACGGGAAGGGGGATGGCGATGACTACCTCAACTGTCCTCTGGATGAGGAACAGTACAACAGGTTCATCGACGAACTTCTGGCGGCGGAGAAAGTCGTGGCCCGCTCTTTCGAGAAGGTGGTACATTTCGAAGGATGCATGCCCGTGGAGGAAATGGCGGAGCGGGGGAGGGAGACTCTCCGCTTCGGGCCGATGAAGCCGGTGGGGCTCACAGATCCGCGTACCGGTGGGGAACCGCACGCGGTGGTGCAACTGCGGCAGGAAAACCGCGATGCAACAATGTACAACCTGGTAGGGTTTCAGACCAAAC from Geobacter sp. DSM 9736 includes the following:
- a CDS encoding glycosyltransferase family 2 protein → MNTCRQPIISVVVPCYNEDHVVDEFHRRTAPILAGVTEDFEIIFVNDGSTDGTVEKVRSLHEADPRVKLIDLSRNFGKEIAMTAGIDFAGGEAVVVMDADLQDPPELIPEMVRRWREGADVVYATRTMREGEGFIKKVTAKAFYRLIGRITRISIPEDTGDFRLMNRRSVDALKRLRERHRFMKGLFSWVGFRQVSIRYRREPRFAGTTKWNYWKLWNFAIEGITSFSIGPLQFATYFGVVTAIFAFLYAFFLVVRTLILGIDVPGYASIMVTILFFSGVQLITLGIMGEYIGRMFNETKNRPLYLVQGLLGLADDAGGEEHALVRGVLK
- the trmFO gene encoding methylenetetrahydrofolate--tRNA-(uracil(54)-C(5))-methyltransferase (FADH(2)-oxidizing) TrmFO, whose protein sequence is MKLTIIGGGLAGCEAAWQAARRGVPVRLIEMKPIRFSPAHHSPGLSELVCSNSLRGASLDNAVGLLKEELRRAGSLFIEAADATRVPAGGALAVDREEFSRYITSRIESEPLIELIHEEAASIPEEGPVIVASGPLTSDLLAESIGKLTGEYLYFYDAIAPIVTAESIDRSTVFSASRYGKGDGDDYLNCPLDEEQYNRFIDELLAAEKVVARSFEKVVHFEGCMPVEEMAERGRETLRFGPMKPVGLTDPRTGGEPHAVVQLRQENRDATMYNLVGFQTKLTWPEQRRIFRMIPGLEQAEFVRLGSMHRNTFINAPHLLHPTGQLKREPRIIFAGQITGVEGYVESAASGFLAGINAVALTRGEGPVVPPSETALGALVRHITGETDHRHFQPMNVNYGLFPELQGKIKKKERRQKLAERALVMLDPWLEQVKPGGC